Part of the Spea bombifrons isolate aSpeBom1 chromosome 3, aSpeBom1.2.pri, whole genome shotgun sequence genome, AACAAAGACCACATAACTAAATCTGGTTACTTGGCTTTCAGATGAATATTCTAGAGTAAGCCAAGTCAGTAGAGTATCACATGCGATACTATTATTTTCCTAAATGAACTCTCCAGATAAGAGGTCCTTAAGCAAGACTTTGAGGACCAAGTGGTCCAGTTGGAACACAGAGGAACATTGGACCCATGTCGGTCCTTGAGAAATTATTTCAGAGCCACTTCAGATCACAAGGCAATAGATTTGCTTTGAGTTGTTAATTTggtctttgttcttttttcgCAAATTCtatcgttaaaaaaaaaaaagaactgctCCTTAATcccataacaataaataatgtttttcatcACTAAAAACCTAGGGAATGGGTAAAATGCCTAATAGCAGAACAATAAAGAGAGATCAAGTAAGGAACGGGACAGATACAGCATCTCCAATAAAAAGGGATATTCCTGTTTCTCCTTTTCACATAATAACACTAACAAATTCTTccagtgtttattttattttttatttttttaaataaatgtctctacACTGTTAAAAGTTGCTTATACAAAGAGACactgtattttgtaaatatgtctGCATTTCTACCGGAGGCAAAATATTCCTATGTTTATACCTAGAAAtatttttcggggggggggttttttattttgtttattttttttttttctgcctccaTTTTcgcataaaaaatattaaaaaaataaaaagtgggatatttgcatttttttgaaCTTGTTAGACATACTCTACATCCAGACTAGAGTACCAGGAAGCCTGTCGGGAGTTATAAAAttaattccttaaaaaaaattaagaaatcgTTTTGATGGCTCACCCTTGCTGTTTCTTAGCTAACAAGGGTTGCTCGCAAATTTCACTTTAACACAGGAACAAATCTCTCTCATTGACTAATGTCAGTGGAACGTTGACTTAAGCCTTCAAAGTTTAGCATTTTTGCCAGTTTCTAAAAAGAAATTTCAAACAGTCCATACTAGTaccgcatttttttacattataacaCTGATCAAAAAGGcctatgttcttttttttttccccctaaagcACATGCCTGTTATGTCATTTCTAGCTGCATTTGCATGATTTTACAATCATGTTTGAGAGCTGTTCGATTTTTGGTGTTTTCCCAACGTAGTACAATATGGTCAGCGATTCCAGATCTTGCGACACGCAGCACGGAGAGGCAGATGCTTCGGGATTGATGGTATTGTAGAGGCTCAGCACCTATAAAAACAAGGGGAATtatcatatatacattttccaccactagtactttaaataaaaatgactatTTGTTTATGATTTctcttataattattattatattattattataatatatataatatatattaatataatatattataatatgtattctCGGTACAGTTTTTATTGCCCGGGATGTCGATATCAGGAGTCATCCTTGATCTTCATCTGTTGGCCACAGATCATATCCCCTGGAACAAGGCTAGGTGAGTGTAAGGTAAAGGATAACAGCAAAAGAGAGATATAGACGGAATGATAGGAACTGAAGGAAGAAAAGGGATGTGTAATGGAGATGAGAATCTACAGCCAGGGAAAGGTAGGTCAAGTACAAGAAAAAAACCTTAAGAAGGTTTCTAATATAAGGTCAGGAAAAGTCTCAAGTTCTCAAGTCTCAAAATCTTAAATGCAAAACCAAATATTGTGAAGCATAAACAAAATGTTATCAACATTTGGAATACGAATGTGTTTGAAGGTTAGGCCAATGTATTGATGTATAGATTTGTACAGTGTTAGCCATGGGAAGAAAATTAGCAAACTGGGTAAGGTTGAGAACATTAAAGGCATTATATTGTAAGCCTTCAAGATTACGTAGGTCCCTTTTTAGGGCATGCCTGAATCGTTAAATGTATTAGGCGTACATACTTTAACATAAGCACATGGGTTCATATTAATGGAATGTATGTATTCCAAAGATGACCATTAATGCGTGCCATACACTggccattttcaataaaaaaaacttttgtttttacacCATATATTTTAAGCAGTTAAGCTTTACTTGCCAGGACAAAAGCTGTGCCAGAGCAAAAATTATTGGACTGACTACATCATACGTTTGTCATCAGGGCCGGCCTGGGGATGTGGCCTTGACAATTTAAGGCCAGACGCTgcctgatgatgtaagtgcGGCCGACAGCTGGCGATGTGCAGCCAGACACTATGTCTTTAAGCTCGGCATGGACAGGCATATCCAGCTAGGGGCCACACGTTGCAGCACCAATCTGCCGCTACGTTGGTAGAGCAGGTTAGCGTGTGGTGTtgttggccagtggcccaccaggcaATTACCTGGTGTGatagatggccagtccgggcctgcttgtCTTGGAATTGTGGGAATTTGGCAACTTAGAGTGAATTGCTTAGCATTCTGATTGAATCAATCTTTATTAGATTATTCATGCTTTATGCTATTTGTGCATTATGTGAaactggaaatgtaaaaaaaacgttTCTTGGGTCAAGTTACTATACACCTGTACAAATAGATTAAAAATTAATTCTCTGTTCGTGGAAATGAGGCGCTTACAGCCTTTGTTTCTGAAATGAAGCCGCCTCAACTTACCCGAGTGTGCTGAGTATCGGAACTCCACAAATATGGACAGGCTCCTGCACAAAAATTAGCGTAATAGCCCTTAGGTTCGTGTATCCATTTCCAGCCAAGATCTCTCTTAAAGTCGATATATAACTCACGTAGACAACAATTGTCCTGGACGTTTCTGTTAAACAAGCATGGAAATTTTCATTAATTAGTAGCGTTAATAAATATCAAGCATTTTTCTGATGCACAACTAAAAATATGGCAAagtattccaaaaaaaatatcataatatGCATAAATATCTTCTTTGAAAACAATCGGAGAATTCTGTTGCACCAAAGTTCTAAACCTTCAACAGATTGAAATATAGCTTACATTTAGTCaagaaatatactttttttctacattttttttcaaaatatggtTGTTAAGTCATCATATTCACCTAAAACAGTAGGCAGCATCTAGGGCTCGCTTCTTCCGTCGACTTGATTGCTGCGACTCTTGTCTGTATGAAGGCAGCAACATTAGCAGAAGATGAGGGGTCCGACTGCCATGTTTCTTCTTTAGATTTTTGTAGTCCACACCAGGGTACATGTATGGATCATCAATGCCTTGAAGTGATACAAACAGGAAGTAAATATTCTGTTATGTGTAAAAACATTGAGATATCGTTCGCATATGTGTAATCGGAGATTTTTGcaggaaagaaggaaaaataaaccTTGACTCTCATCACTTCTCTTTTTTGAAGCTTATCGGGAAAGGTGATGTAGCCCAAACCAAACTAAGAAAGGGGTTACATGAGTTACAAGAAAATCAGTTATGGGGAGGACCAGTGGTATTCTTATATTAGTATCCATGCGGGTTCTAAGTAGTTACTTTTGACGTTTTGCCCATCTATTTAAAATAGATATTTCTAGATGTATGTCAATCAAAGTACGTAGGTCACAAAGGAACAGTCTATAATTGTGCCATATTGAATGTTATTATACTTTTAGTTACATTATGCATGTTTAAGACATCAGAGGCTGGATATCCAGTTCTAGATATTTATCACTTATGTTTCAAGGGTCAAAGGTCACcagcagaccgggacgtaccaggtacgtcatcaaTGATGCGCGATCCCAGCGTCTCTAtggacgctgggatcgcgagaggcggctgctactgaccgctgggtgtccccagcgatccgtagcagccactcccccgcaattccgtgcacgtgatcgctttgcagcgaatcacgagcacggaatttaaatatttaaaaaaaaactgcggcCTTCAAGGGAATACGCAGTTTGCCAatgccggtcctgaaggggttaagatttaTATATGGAGGCCATTATGACCGGTTGGGAAACAATGAGGAGTAATCGGATGGTATAGGGGATGCAATGGGAGGAAGACCGAGTGGGGTGGGGATGTATATGAAGGACGTAGGTGTAAATGGGGAGAGGTTTTCAAGCGCCAACATTTACCCGCAAATCTCGTCTCTAACTCTTCACTCTTGTTTGGAATGATATAGTTATTTGATGGTACGAAGGTGCAGCAAGGGCAATGTAAACTTATTTTAAATCCAAGATTTCTgtctgtaatgaaaaaaaaaagaacaaaataattatacaagAAAGAAACATCCAAATGTAATATGTAAGACTAAAAGAAATCCAATGATCTTAACACAGATCCACAGAAATAATATCTAGTTACCTTTATGACGGAGCCACTCAGTCACAGCCTCGGTGACATCAAATGATAACCACTCTCCCTCGGCTCTTGTTTTCACTACCTTACTGTCGATGTAACGCTGAGTTGGTGACGTTAAGTCTTTGGACTTAAGGATCTGCAATGAAGGAAAAATGTCACTGTCAGAATTGTGGATCTAGTGAAGTATAAATCGGGCCTACTAAAACTCGCCATCATCTGTCCATTTAAAATAAGTGCAACCTCTTGAAAGGAAATATTCTGGATTCAATTCCATTTTCAACAAAGTAAgaaaacgtttaaaaaaaaaatgatcattttgAAAGAATTAGGAACATTATTTGAAATGTCTTAATTTAGTTCTACTTTTAATCAGAAGAGTCATGACAGGCTAAGGAACAGCTTGGCAAATGATATCATTGAAGGACATTATTTATAAATCAGCATGAGAGTAACATATTTTTAGGCAATGGATTTGGTCCTAAGCCGTCTAGGACTAGGATAGTCTAGTGGTTTGTCAATCCAGTCACAAAACCGGAGGGAGGCATATTGCTGTTGGACAAAAAGCTCCCCAGTGCGCCACTACTCAATGGCTGCTCAATGGCTACTCAATGGCTACCCAATGGCTACTCAAtggctgctcaatgggctggttacaatgGAGGTCTCTTACCTCCCTAAATAGCCCATTTATACTATGGAGGACAGTAGCAATTATCCACAATACACAGCAAAGGACACTGCGCCCATTTAAATGCGGCATtccaagatatgacatcatatgcaaataattttagcattttttagtacaaaacaacaaattttttaatgttaagaatgtaaagaaaaataaggatGTATTTGCCTAGACAATTTATATTAGAGATTATACTAGAGAAAAAGTTCATATTTTTAAGTGAAACTGCAGTATTTACCAATAACaactaatatttattaaatagaatTTCCTCCAGTTGTAGCTGGACCTGATAGCAAAGCCAGCAATGTGCGCAAAATCCTTTAAAAGTACAAACCCCTTGAGAGCATTGTATATTGTTCTACTATTATCTAATCTTATTGTATACATCTCAAAGTATCGCGGGGTCATCAGTGTTAATACTCTTTTATCCGAAATAAAATTGTAGGGCTGTTCAAGTTACACAAATATTTATCAAAGGATtttcttaaccctttacatTGAAAGAGAACTCAGAtacagaaagtattttttttcccctccattGATGAGACTGTAAGTCTAAAGAAAATAAACTCATCTGATAAATCATAGAATCGacatttcgggggggggggggggggtaatcgcAATAAAAATGAAGAGCGTGGGTTAAATGAGTGTGGGTCTTTCTACCATTGGTTCATGTGACTCCTTAAGGTGGAAGCAAGATTGAGACTATGAGCGAACGTACTACAATCATGGTATCCCGTGGACTTATTTTACAGACTATACCCACCTTTCTACCTTCT contains:
- the TGFB2 gene encoding transforming growth factor beta-2 proprotein, which produces MHYYLLSVFMVLDLAPVALPLSTCSALDMNQFMRKRIEAIRGQILSKLKLNSPPEDYPEPEEVSQDIIAIYNSTRDLLQDKANQRATSCERERNDEYYAREVYKIDMLPYYSSENVIPSNYFSPYFRIVRFDVSAMEKNASNLVKAEFRVFRLQNSKARVSEQRIELYQILKSKDLTSPTQRYIDSKVVKTRAEGEWLSFDVTEAVTEWLRHKDRNLGFKISLHCPCCTFVPSNNYIIPNKSEELETRFAGIDDPYMYPGVDYKNLKKKHGSRTPHLLLMLLPSYRQESQQSSRRKKRALDAAYCFRNVQDNCCLRELYIDFKRDLGWKWIHEPKGYYANFCAGACPYLWSSDTQHTRVLSLYNTINPEASASPCCVSQDLESLTILYYVGKTPKIEQLSNMIVKSCKCS